A window from Vulpes vulpes isolate BD-2025 chromosome 9, VulVul3, whole genome shotgun sequence encodes these proteins:
- the LOC140594014 gene encoding DNA-3-methyladenine glycosylase-like, producing MTFFWPPAIILWIANTLTTTVLNLDFNGIVEYRNNGDILEIISIDRELCSGPSKLCQALAIDKSFDQRDLAEDRAVWLERSPPGPSEPAVVAAARVGIGHAGEWAQKPLRFYLRGSPWVSVVDRAAEQNA from the exons ATGACATTCTTCTGGCCACCAGCCATCATCCTCTGGATAGCAAATACTTTAACTACTACAGTTTTAAATCTAGACTTCAATGGGATAGTGGAATACAGGAATAATGGTGATATCCTGGAGATTATCAGCATA GACCGCGAGCTGTGCAGTGGTCCCTCCAagctgtgccaggccctggccaTCGACAAGAGCTTCGACCAGCGGGACCTGGCCGAGGACCGAGCAGTGTGGCTGGAGCGCAGCCCGCCGGGGCCCAGCGAGCCAGCCGTGGTGGCAGCAGCCAGAGTGGGCATCGGCCACGCAGGAGAGTGGGCCCAGAAGCCCCTGCGCTTTTACCTACGGGGCAGCCCCTGGGTCAGCGTGGTAGACAGAGCCGCGGAGCAGAACGCATAG